The nucleotide sequence CATGCATGGGTAACCGGCGGGTGACCAGTAAGTCACCCGCCAAATCCTTATTCGCCAGCGAGCTCGCCGGGGACGATCTGGGCGAACAACTTGCGATCGAGCGTCAGTTCGGCATCACCGGCCGGAGCGCCTGACGCGTGCAGCAGATAGGCCAGAATGTCGATATAGGTCGACTGCTCAAGACCACCGGGATTATCCGCCGGCATAGAGCCCGACATGAACAGGTAGTACTTCTCGGCGGTTGCATAGCCCTTGAAGATGTCCAGCATGTCGGCGCCGTGGCAACCGCCGCAGCTCACCGCATAGGCCGACTGGCCGCGCGTCGCCTGCGCCTCTGTCACGGGAACCGCAACCGCGCTCTCCGCCATGGCCGTTGCACTCATCCCGCCGATCATCGTTGCAGCCAGTGCTGCCAGTGCCAGTTTATTCATTTCGTCTCCTCCTCAAGCCCTAACGGTGCGTGAGATTATCGGTCTTTGATTGTGATTTCTTCCAGCGTCGCGCGGTCGGCGGTGAGCTCCGAATTGCCCTGCGGAAACTCCGCGCGGTC is from Devosia sp. SD17-2 and encodes:
- a CDS encoding cytochrome c — translated: MNKLALAALAATMIGGMSATAMAESAVAVPVTEAQATRGQSAYAVSCGGCHGADMLDIFKGYATAEKYYLFMSGSMPADNPGGLEQSTYIDILAYLLHASGAPAGDAELTLDRKLFAQIVPGELAGE